One window of Nicotiana tomentosiformis chromosome 11, ASM39032v3, whole genome shotgun sequence genomic DNA carries:
- the LOC104100088 gene encoding uncharacterized protein: protein MIISGNDDASINGVKFTTTHKLKWSITREWHDEFEESIIFDDSDADSLTSPHNDALVITLRILDTDVKCIMVDDGSGACIIHPRVLTQMRLKDKIVSRCIRLTGFNNAAKRTSGEITLPVLADCVTLETTFHIMDQATAYNTIVGQPWIHPMRVIPSRLYQAIKLPTP, encoded by the coding sequence ATGATCATCAGCGGCAACGACGATGCCTCCATCAACGGCGTGAAGTTCACCACAACTCACAAGCTCAAGTGGTCTATCACCCGCGAATGGCATGACGAAtttgaagaaagtatcatcttcgatgatTCAGATGCCGACAGTTTGACTTCTCCTCATAATGACGCCCTCGTTATTACTTTACgcattttagataccgatgtaAAATGCATCATGGTGGACGATGGAAGTGGAgcatgcattatccatccccgagtcctcACCCAAATGAGACTAaaggataagatagtgtcgcgTTGCATCAGGCTAACTGGTTTTAATAATGCAGCTAAACGGACATCCGGGGAAATTACACTCCCTGTTTTGGCTGACTGCGTGACTTTGGAGACGACATTtcacatcatggaccaggccacCGCGTACAACACTATAGTGGGACAACCATGGATACATCCCATGAGAGTCATACCCTCCAGGCTATACCAAGCAATTAAATTACCAACACCATGA